The following are from one region of the Vitis riparia cultivar Riparia Gloire de Montpellier isolate 1030 chromosome 14, EGFV_Vit.rip_1.0, whole genome shotgun sequence genome:
- the LOC117930630 gene encoding uncharacterized protein At5g01610-like, giving the protein MDSATTQRSLISLVATLCLILIHSTPANSYNNSPNAYEVLREYNFPMGLLPKGMKGYDLNSSTGEFSAYFNETCSFSVQGSYELKFSSTVTGYISKDTLSGLDGISVKFFLLTLNIVGIIRNGDNLVISAGFESAPFPIDNFEESPQCGCGFQCSLSE; this is encoded by the coding sequence atggATTCAGCCACAACCCAAAGATCATTGATTTCTCTAGTAGCAACTCTCTGCCTAATCCTCATACATTCAACTCCAGCCAACTCATACAACAACTCCCCAAATGCGTACGAGGTTCTTCGGGAGTACAACTTCCCAATGGGCCTTCTTCCCAAAGGGATGAAAGGCTATGATCTTAACTCCAGCACAGGTGAATTCTCAGCCTACTTCAATGAAACCTGCAGCTTCTCTGTCCAAGGCTCATACGAATTGAAGTTCTCGTCCACCGTCACTGGTTACATATCAAAGGACACCCTATCTGGCTTGGATGGCATCAGTGTAAAGTTTTTCTTGCTTACATTAAACATAGTAGGGATCATCCGGAACGGCGACAACCTTGTGATCTCTGCGGGGTTTGAATCAGCCCCATTTCCTATTGACAACTTTGAGGAGTCTCCTCAATGTGGGTGTGGCTTCCAGTGCAGTTTGAGCGAGTAA
- the LOC117929715 gene encoding uncharacterized protein LOC117929715 — MVSTKTQRLMISLAATLCLILIHSTPASSSNDSPTVYEVLQDYNFPVGLLPKGVIGYDLNTSTGKFSASFNGSCSFSLEGSYQLKYKSTIKGNISKGKLSSLEGVSVKLFFIWVDIIEVRRSGDDIDFSVGIASAGFSIDNFEECPQCGCGLNCGNRQVNKLRSNPFVSSH, encoded by the coding sequence ATGGTTTCAACCAAAACCCAAAGATTGATGATTTCTCTAGCCGCAACTCTCTGCCTAATCCTCATACATTCAACTCCAGCCAGCTCCTCCAATGACTCCCCAACAGTTTATGAGGTTCTTCAGGACTACAACTTCCCAGTCGGCCTTCTTCCAAAAGGGGTCATAGGCTACGATCTGAACACCTCCACGGGTAAATTCTCAGCCTCTTTCAATGGTAGCTGCAGCTTTTCTCTTGAAGGCTCGTACCAATTGAAGTACAAGTCCACCATCAAAGGTAACATATCAAAAGGCAAGCTATCAAGCTTGGAGGGTGTCAGCGTGAAGCTGTTCTTTATATGGGTGGACATAATAGAGGTCCGCCGGAGCGGCGATGATATTGATTTCTCTGTGGGGATCGCATCAGCTGGGTTCTCAATTGACAACTTTGAGGAGTGCCCTCAATGTGGGTGTGGCTTGAATTGCGGTAATAGGCAAGTAAACAAGCTTAGATCAAACCCTTTTGTTTCTTCACATTAG
- the LOC117931169 gene encoding serine/threonine-protein phosphatase PP1 has protein sequence MMMMTMEGMMDKGVLEDIIRRLLDGKGGKQVQLSEAEIRHLCVNARHVFLSQPNLLQLHAPIRIAGDIHGQYQDLLRLFEYGGFPPAANYLFLGDYVDRGKQSLETICLLLAYKIRYPDNFYLLRGNHEDAKINRIYGFYDECKRRFNVRLWKIFTDCFNCLPVAALIDEKILCMHGGLSPELQNLNQIKEIQRPTDIPDSGLLCDLLWSDPDARVDGWADSDRGVSCTFGADKVAEFLDKNDLDLICRGHQVVEDGYEFFAKRRLVTIFSAPNYGGEFDNAGALLSVDKDLVCSFEIMKPVDNKASSSGSTVPKLNLKKPIKPGKI, from the exons atgatgatgatgacaatgGAGGGAATGATGGATAAGGGCGTGTTGGAAGATATCATAAGGCGGCTTTTGGATGGAAAAGGAGGCAAACAGGTACAGCTTTCGGAGGCTGAGATCCGCCACCTCTGCGTCAACGCTCGCCACGTTTTTCTTTCTCAGCCCAATCTCCTCCAGCTTCATGCCCCTATTCGGATCGCTG GTGATATACATGGACAGTACCAAGACTTATTGAGGCTATTTGAATATGGTGGATTCCCTCCTGCTGCAAACTACCTCTTTCTTGGAGATTATGTAGATCGTGGAAAGCAAAGTCTGGAAACAATATGTTTGCTTCTGGCTTACAAAATAAGATATCCTGACAACTTTTACCTCTTGAGGGGAAACCATGAAGATGCAAAGATCAATCGGATTTATGGCTTTTATGATGAATGTAAAAGGAGGTTTAATGTTAGGCTTTGGAAGATATTCACCGACTGCTTCAACTGTTTGCCCGTGGCTGCACTCATTGATGAAAAGATACTTTGTATGCATGGGGGCCTCTCTCCCGAGTTGcaaaatttgaatcaaattaaGGAAATTCAGAGACCTACTGATATTCCAGATAGCGGTCTCCTTTGTGATCTGCTTTGGTCTGATCCTGATGCTAGAGTTGATGGTTGGGCAGATAGTGATCGAGGTGTTTCTTGTACCTTTGGAGCTGATAAGGTTGCTGAATTTTTGGACAAGAATGATCTTGATCTCATTTGCCGAGGTCATCAG GTGGTGGAGGATGGATATGAATTCTTTGCTAAACGACGATTAGTCACAATTTTTTCAGCACCAAACTATGGTGGAGAGTTTGATAATGCCGGTGCTCTTTTGAGTGTTGATAAAGATCTAGTATGCTCCTTTGAGATAATGAAACCAGTTGATAATAAAGCATCATCGAGCGGTTCTACTGTACCTAAGTTGAATCTTAAGAAG CCCATAAAACCTGGAAAGATCTGA